In Megalops cyprinoides isolate fMegCyp1 chromosome 25, fMegCyp1.pri, whole genome shotgun sequence, a single window of DNA contains:
- the LOC118771754 gene encoding bcl-2-like protein 13 has product MAAAAAAAASNGVAEVFHYETKYIVLKSLSLLPARGAQGTPVSAGEGEAQMEQERKSYIKTETGAELRQLEEEITAFFSSSGCDVSPLFSPESSIEDCLTALGDRVALDLQAHLGTAVHTLLSVPLDYERFRDTAQELSAYCGGSWDKVLLPLVLLQALQGDGTATPTLLSLGVRYLEEVEADYIVQQGGWSTVFSLEGSGQPAGGEAEDSSDIAVLCESQASEHPSPPASLRSDGGSWQTESLPVSLAAHESWSHLGVDLEERSDNHSSNSDIVHVGREEVDLLEAEPELQESTLSVLGSERELAELGAELSAEMPPPLEPEPILAAPEPLVSLEEPVVRETPPSPPAALPPQVDPPTAAPLVSLLDTENPAPAAPLVASAPPPPEPVAEPPEPAAEPPKQEQPPVEPQLEVEQVSTTATLSAPPVPLTEEAPIEPELSSPLVPPELPPEAPPDSPSELPVLIYGGAALVAIAAMVAYGVLTYRKK; this is encoded by the exons atggctgctgctgctgccgccgctgccTCCAATGGCGTCGCTGAAGTGTTCCACTATGAGACCAAGTACATTGTTCTCAAATCCCTCAGCCTGCTCCCAGCTAGGGGAGCTCAGGGGACACCTGTTTCTGCGGGGGAAG GGGAGGCTCagatggagcaggagaggaagagcTACATAAAAACGGAGACTGGAGCGGAGCTGAGACAGCTTGAAGAGGAAATCACAGCAT TCTTTTCCAGCTCAGGTTGTGATGTATCTCCACTGTTCAGCCCTGAGAGCTCCATTGAGGACTGCCTGACTGCTCTGGGGGACCGTGTGGCCCTTGACCTACAGGCACATCTGGGCACTGCTGTACATACACTGCTCAGTGT ccCCCTGGACTACGAGCGATTCAGAGACACAGCTCAGGAACTGTCTGCTTACTGTGGTGGCAGCTGGGATAAG GTGCTGCTGCCCTTAGTGCTGCTGCAGGCCCTACAGGGGGATGGGACGGCCACGCCCACTCTTCTGTCCCTGGGCGTACGCtacctggaggaggtggaggctgATTACATCGTGCAGCAGGGTGGATGG AGCACAGTGTTCAGTCTGGAGGGATCAGGGCAGCCAGCGGGGGGCGAGGCGGAGGACAGCAGTGACATTGCCGTGCTGTGTGAGAGCCAGGCGTCAGAgcaccccagcccccccgccTCGCTGCGTAGCGACGGCGGCTCGTGGCAGACGGAGAGCCTGCCCGTGTCGCTGGCGGCGCACGAGTCCTGGTCGCACCTGGGCGTGGACCTGGAGGAGCGCAGCGACAACCACTCCTCCAACTCCGACATCGTCCACGTGGGCCGCGAGGAGGTGGACCTGCTGGAGGCGGAGCCGGAGCTGCAGGAGAGCACTCTGAGTGTCCtcgggagcgagagagagctgGCGGAGCTCGGGGCAGAGCTTAGTGCAGAGATGCCGCCGCCTCTTGAGCCAGAGCCTATCCTGGCAGCCCCAGAACCCCTGGTGTCTCTGGAGGAGCCTGTCGTCAGAGAgacaccccccagccccccagcaGCGCTGCCTCCCCAGGTAGACCCCCCTACTGCAGCACCGCTTGTCTCTTTGTTAGACACTGAGAACCCTGCACCTGCAGCCCCCTTGGTCGCATCtgcgcccccacccccagagcCAGTTGCAGAGCCCCCAGAGCCAGCTGCAGAACCCCCAAAACAGGAGCAGCCCCCAGTGGAGCCCCAGCTGGAGGTGGAGCAGGTATCCACAACAGCGACCCTCTCAGCACCCCCTGTGCCCCTCACTGAGGAGGCCCCCATTGAGCCAGAGCTGTCGTCTCCTCTGGTCCCCCCTGAATTACCCCCCGAGGCTCCCCCCGACTCGCCCTCAGAGCTCCCTGTGCTGATATACGGGGGTGCTGCCCTGGTGGCCATCGCTGCGATGGTGGCATACGGAGTCCTGACCTACAGGAAGAAATag